In the Leptolyngbya sp. SIO1E4 genome, one interval contains:
- a CDS encoding sugar kinase encodes MLKTGVFIGLITLDCIYQTRKTLEANEKQVAEAVLLAAGGPATNAAVAFRALGNRAVLVGALGCHPLSTVVRDDLTQSGIVLVDLTPTATVSPPFSSIVVNMMTGDRAVISRNAADRPTPKGPPPPDLLAGAACLLIDGHQMLLGLALARQAQQANVPVIIDAGSWKPGFDQVLSLATVVIASATFCPPEPGIGAIAYLQSLGIPYIAITRGAAPIFYQTPCQSGEIAVPTIQPVDTLGAGDIFHGAFCHSCIQGVDFVEALTRAAQVASGSCQSFGTRQWVHQWVE; translated from the coding sequence ATCTTGAAAACAGGCGTCTTTATAGGATTGATCACCTTAGACTGCATCTATCAGACCCGTAAAACTCTGGAAGCGAATGAAAAGCAAGTCGCGGAGGCGGTGTTGTTGGCCGCAGGTGGCCCGGCTACGAATGCGGCTGTCGCCTTTAGAGCACTGGGTAATCGGGCTGTTTTGGTAGGGGCATTGGGATGCCATCCCTTAAGTACTGTGGTGCGCGATGACTTGACCCAGTCTGGGATCGTGCTCGTTGATCTGACGCCCACGGCGACGGTCTCACCCCCGTTTTCGTCCATTGTGGTGAATATGATGACGGGCGATCGCGCCGTCATTTCACGCAATGCAGCTGATCGCCCGACTCCTAAAGGGCCGCCACCGCCCGATCTGCTAGCTGGGGCGGCGTGTCTCCTCATCGACGGTCACCAAATGTTGCTGGGGCTTGCCCTGGCTCGCCAAGCTCAGCAGGCTAATGTGCCAGTCATTATCGATGCGGGCAGCTGGAAACCGGGGTTTGATCAGGTGTTGTCGTTGGCAACTGTAGTCATCGCTTCTGCAACATTTTGCCCCCCGGAGCCGGGCATCGGTGCGATCGCCTACCTGCAGTCCCTGGGCATTCCCTACATCGCAATTACCCGAGGGGCAGCGCCTATCTTCTACCAAACCCCTTGCCAATCTGGTGAAATTGCTGTGCCGACGATTCAGCCCGTAGATACCCTGGGAGCTGGCGATATCTTTCATGGTGCCTTTTGCCATAGCTGTATTCAGGGGGTTGATTTTGTGGAGGCACTGACTCGCGCAGCCCAGGTGGCTTCTGGGTCTTGCCAGTCTTTTGGCACCCGGCAATGGGTTCATCAGTGGGTTGAGTAA
- a CDS encoding GUN4 domain-containing protein, whose amino-acid sequence MTTTIAQANYQELDEVLSQEEWQEADEVTLQIMLEAADRRQEGWLDQAAIARFPCEVLHQLDQRWLRYSSGRFGFSSQLQIYTQEVDRMAFAFSRQAGWTISTWRPMGFFKFYDRLTFSLDAPRGHLPALWFWEMPWYMSLQMGGFGTGRGAGFGDASLFDAVMLRLERCQQI is encoded by the coding sequence ATGACTACGACAATCGCACAGGCCAACTATCAAGAGCTGGATGAAGTTCTCAGCCAAGAAGAGTGGCAAGAAGCCGATGAAGTGACGCTGCAAATCATGTTGGAAGCCGCCGATCGCCGCCAAGAAGGATGGTTAGATCAAGCCGCGATCGCCCGCTTTCCCTGTGAAGTGCTGCATCAACTTGACCAACGATGGCTGCGCTACAGCAGCGGACGGTTTGGGTTTAGCAGTCAGTTGCAAATCTATACCCAAGAAGTTGACCGCATGGCATTTGCGTTTAGCCGCCAGGCCGGATGGACGATTTCGACCTGGCGCCCCATGGGCTTCTTTAAATTCTATGATCGGCTAACGTTTTCCCTCGACGCCCCGCGAGGGCATTTACCCGCGCTGTGGTTTTGGGAGATGCCCTGGTATATGTCCTTGCAGATGGGGGGCTTTGGTACGGGACGAGGGGCTGGTTTTGGCGACGCCAGCTTGTTTGATGCTGTGATGCTGCGGTTAGAGCGATGCCAGCAGATTTAA
- a CDS encoding universal stress protein: MSWLKKKSVLVPIDFSEVSYQAVGPAKEYVDEVSSLKLIHVLAPLHPADPAAIWGTISDDERKHKVHEFLSKKLSEMGYEGAQIEVAIGDPVTKIIDYAKQVDADLIVVSSHERKEISRLLLGSVAERVVHLAPCPVLILK; this comes from the coding sequence ATGAGTTGGCTTAAAAAGAAATCGGTTCTCGTCCCCATTGACTTTTCAGAAGTGTCTTATCAAGCAGTGGGGCCTGCCAAAGAATATGTTGATGAGGTTTCATCCTTGAAGCTAATTCATGTTCTGGCACCGCTGCATCCAGCCGATCCGGCCGCCATATGGGGAACGATCAGCGATGATGAGCGCAAGCATAAAGTTCACGAGTTTCTAAGCAAAAAACTCAGTGAAATGGGATACGAAGGCGCTCAAATCGAGGTAGCGATCGGAGATCCTGTCACAAAAATCATTGACTATGCGAAACAGGTAGACGCCGATCTCATTGTTGTGTCTTCCCACGAGCGCAAAGAGATTAGTCGCCTTTTATTGGGTTCGGTAGCAGAACGCGTCGTGCACTTGGCTCCCTGCCCAGTTCTGATTCTCAAGTAA
- the rsmI gene encoding 16S rRNA (cytidine(1402)-2'-O)-methyltransferase, which translates to MTGKLYIVGTPLGNLGDMTFRAIETLQQVDLIAAEDTRHTGKLLHHFQIKTPQTSYHAHNWRKRLPDLITQLQEGKQVALVSDAGMPGISDPGFELVEACAEAGIPVVAVPGATAAVTALCISGLAPHPFVFEGFLPAKGRDRHDRLTQLASEHRTLVLYEAPHRLLATLQDLQTSLGTDRRIAIARELTKQYEEVWRGTLTAAIAHFTDHPPRGEFTLVVAGKPPENTEPLSKAELEQRLTELLQAGLSRSQASRQLAQETHHSKRDIYQIAIALPDISEEEGEKGE; encoded by the coding sequence ATCACCGGCAAACTTTATATCGTGGGCACCCCCTTGGGCAATTTGGGGGACATGACATTTCGGGCCATTGAAACACTTCAACAGGTGGATTTGATTGCCGCAGAGGACACACGCCACACGGGAAAACTGCTGCATCACTTCCAGATCAAAACACCCCAGACGAGCTATCACGCCCATAACTGGCGCAAACGTCTGCCTGATCTCATCACCCAGCTGCAGGAGGGCAAGCAAGTGGCCCTCGTCAGCGATGCTGGTATGCCAGGCATTTCTGATCCAGGGTTTGAACTCGTCGAAGCCTGTGCAGAGGCCGGGATTCCAGTGGTGGCGGTTCCCGGTGCAACTGCGGCAGTAACTGCTCTATGCATCTCAGGGCTAGCCCCTCACCCCTTTGTCTTTGAAGGGTTCCTTCCCGCCAAAGGGCGAGATCGCCACGATCGCCTCACCCAACTCGCCTCAGAGCATCGCACCCTCGTCCTCTACGAAGCCCCCCATCGCCTCCTGGCTACCTTGCAAGACCTGCAAACCAGTCTGGGCACTGATCGACGCATCGCGATCGCCCGAGAACTAACCAAACAATATGAGGAAGTTTGGCGGGGTACCCTGACAGCCGCGATCGCCCACTTCACTGACCATCCCCCTCGGGGCGAGTTCACGTTAGTCGTAGCCGGGAAACCCCCTGAAAACACTGAGCCACTTTCAAAAGCAGAACTGGAACAGCGGCTCACAGAACTGTTACAAGCCGGTCTCTCCCGCTCTCAAGCCAGTCGTCAACTTGCCCAAGAAACCCATCACTCTAAACGCGACATTTATCAGATTGCGATCGCGCTGCCGGATATTTCGGAGGAGGAGGGGGAGAAAGGGGAGTAA
- a CDS encoding ABC transporter ATP-binding protein, with protein sequence MASVTFQYVTKRFGDFAAVNDLNIEIQDQEFLVFVGPSGCGKTTSLRMLAGLESVTEGHIYIGDRRVNDVPPKDRDIAMVFQSYALYPHMTVFENMAFSLELQGKSRATIKASVNRAAQQMGIENLLHRKPRELSGGQRQRVAVCRALVREPAAFLMDEPLSNLDAKLRVQARTEISKLHQELGTTFIYVTHDQVEAMTMGTRIAILNNGLLQQVDTPKRLYKQPINMFVAGFIGSPAMNFFPGRLVEQDQTWLFQAEDFQLPLPRDRAAQYAAHRDLDLILGIRPEDVHDPSYPAPGITPAPVKANVSVVEHMGNEVILHLTTLSGAHPLVARVDRRSSLKTGETVALSMDTASCHLFDAATEKTLMS encoded by the coding sequence ATGGCAAGTGTTACCTTTCAATACGTCACCAAGCGATTTGGGGATTTCGCTGCGGTTAATGATCTCAATATTGAGATTCAAGACCAGGAATTTCTGGTATTTGTCGGCCCATCAGGCTGTGGCAAAACCACTTCATTGCGCATGCTGGCCGGTTTAGAGTCGGTGACAGAAGGACATATCTATATCGGCGATCGCCGAGTGAATGACGTTCCTCCTAAGGATCGAGACATCGCTATGGTGTTTCAGTCCTACGCGCTGTATCCTCACATGACCGTGTTTGAAAACATGGCCTTCAGCCTGGAACTGCAAGGCAAAAGCCGGGCAACTATCAAGGCCAGCGTGAATCGTGCAGCCCAACAGATGGGCATCGAAAATTTGCTCCACCGAAAACCACGGGAGTTGTCGGGCGGGCAGCGACAACGGGTTGCGGTGTGCCGCGCCCTAGTGCGGGAACCCGCGGCATTTCTGATGGATGAACCGCTGTCTAATCTGGACGCTAAGCTGCGGGTGCAGGCCCGCACAGAGATTAGCAAGCTACATCAGGAACTTGGAACCACGTTTATCTACGTCACCCATGATCAGGTTGAAGCAATGACCATGGGCACTCGCATCGCCATTTTAAACAACGGGCTTTTACAGCAAGTAGACACGCCCAAACGGCTTTATAAGCAGCCTATCAATATGTTTGTGGCTGGATTCATCGGCAGCCCCGCGATGAACTTCTTTCCTGGACGGTTGGTAGAACAAGACCAAACATGGCTGTTTCAGGCCGAAGACTTTCAGCTGCCTCTGCCCCGCGATCGCGCGGCCCAGTATGCAGCCCACCGCGATCTCGACCTCATTCTCGGCATTCGCCCGGAGGATGTCCATGATCCCAGCTATCCTGCCCCTGGAATTACCCCTGCCCCGGTGAAAGCAAACGTTTCCGTCGTTGAACATATGGGTAATGAGGTGATTTTGCACCTGACAACCCTATCAGGCGCCCATCCTCTAGTGGCCAGGGTAGACCGTCGATCATCCCTAAAAACGGGAGAAACCGTTGCCTTGTCAATGGACACCGCATCCTGCCATCTCTTCGACGCGGCGACGGAAAAGACGCTCATGTCTTGA
- a CDS encoding ABC transporter ATP-binding protein, whose translation MVYPTTLNQTSSATAAGTALISLKNIDLIYDVYGGTPFHALQGVDLDLNSGDFVCAIGPSGCGKTSLLRVLAGYEAPTYGTVMVDGHPHTKPDAEVGVVFQQPNLFPWLSIEKNVDFGPRMKGVDAQERRSRVSHFLDMVSLSDAAKKLPYQLSGGMKQRAAIARALAADPKVILMDEPFGALDAFTRESMQLSLHHIWAQTHKSIFFITHDVEEALLLSTRIILMYAKPGRIVEDITNPFSAKLKDKAPSELRLSKDFIEMREYLVRRIKESGEY comes from the coding sequence ATGGTTTATCCCACCACGCTTAATCAGACTTCCAGCGCCACGGCAGCAGGCACTGCCCTGATCTCCCTCAAGAATATTGATTTGATCTATGACGTTTATGGCGGCACGCCCTTCCACGCCTTGCAAGGGGTTGATTTAGACCTCAATAGCGGTGATTTTGTGTGCGCTATTGGCCCGTCAGGCTGTGGCAAGACCTCTTTATTGAGGGTGCTGGCGGGCTATGAAGCCCCGACCTATGGCACCGTGATGGTTGATGGCCACCCCCATACTAAACCCGATGCTGAGGTTGGCGTGGTGTTTCAGCAACCCAACTTGTTCCCCTGGTTAAGCATCGAAAAAAATGTCGATTTTGGGCCTCGGATGAAGGGGGTTGATGCTCAAGAGCGGCGATCGCGCGTGAGCCACTTTCTTGACATGGTGAGTCTTTCTGATGCTGCCAAAAAATTGCCTTACCAGCTTTCAGGGGGCATGAAACAGCGTGCCGCGATCGCCCGCGCCTTAGCAGCTGACCCCAAAGTCATCCTTATGGACGAACCCTTCGGGGCTTTAGATGCATTTACCCGCGAATCGATGCAGCTCAGCCTGCATCACATCTGGGCACAGACCCATAAAAGCATTTTCTTCATCACCCACGATGTCGAAGAAGCCCTCCTGCTCTCTACCCGCATTATTCTGATGTACGCTAAACCAGGTCGCATCGTAGAAGATATCACCAACCCGTTCTCGGCCAAGTTAAAAGATAAGGCCCCTTCAGAACTACGCCTCTCGAAAGACTTCATCGAAATGCGAGAGTATTTGGTGCGGCGGATCAAAGAATCCGGAGAGTATTGA
- the amt gene encoding ammonium transporter, producing MDRSLTDMLWVILSASLVFLMQAGFLCLEAGSTRSKNTINVVIKNISDFGMSVLCFWLFGYGLMFGHSQYGWLGMSAFAPEVGQGEVWTSVFFLFQAMFCSTAVTIVSGAVAERMRFKGYLAIALFISGIVYPIFGHWVWNGLDQGKNLGWLGKLGFIDFAGSTVVHSIGGWVALAAVIVIGPRMGRFSSKRRRPFLMGYDLPLALLGTLLLWLGWFGFNGGSVLALNDQVPGIIVNTVLAGSAGLVTPIVLSLVRGRQLRVDAVMNGSLAGLVAITASCHVVTAGAAIAIGAIGGIGMLMTERYLERLQIDDVVGAIPVHLGAGIWGTLAVALFGDLALIGTGLSRMAQLGVQLLGIAVAGGWAFGLALLIFWGINRRWPLRVRRKDEHIGLNVSEHGAVSDLVDLFTIMRRQERTGDLQLRAPVELFTPVGQIAARYNRVISSLEQALAHTDAIVETAIEAILTVSHRELLIRTANPAVQKIFGLSEKQLEGKPLGILLSCSETEMQLSINGNFHEPRNHQCLQMLGNVLMKASVEGTPYQLIGRRRSGGAFPVEITVASLKTRREHCYTLIVRDITLRKQAEEAIQAAEAKDLKTRQLEKTLKELQQAQIQLIHSEKMSSLGQLVAGVAHEINNPINFIYANLTYVEDYFRDLLDLINCYHAEPVTATSDGIRRKIKAIDLDYLIQDLPKILGSMRGGAERIAEIVRSLRDFSHLGGANLKWVDIHQGLESTLTILGNKLKGKGSRPSIQVLRDYGDFPKVECYPSQLNQVFMNLLTNAIDAIDEKWELEPTRSWPENPGFVPQIIVRTQVTNRDRIQIHVSDNGIGIPEPVKRRMLDPFFTTKSVGKGTGLGMSISYQIVVERHRGTLNCFSSPGKGTRFLIDIPLMQSE from the coding sequence ATGGATCGATCATTAACTGACATGCTTTGGGTGATTTTAAGTGCCAGCCTGGTGTTTCTGATGCAGGCTGGATTTTTATGCCTTGAAGCTGGTTCCACCCGTAGCAAAAACACGATTAATGTTGTTATTAAAAACATTTCAGATTTTGGAATGTCAGTGCTGTGTTTTTGGCTGTTTGGCTATGGCTTAATGTTTGGCCACAGCCAATATGGCTGGCTTGGTATGAGTGCTTTTGCCCCAGAGGTTGGGCAAGGAGAGGTCTGGACAAGTGTGTTTTTCTTGTTTCAGGCCATGTTTTGCAGCACCGCTGTCACGATTGTGTCAGGGGCTGTGGCAGAACGAATGCGTTTCAAAGGCTACTTGGCGATCGCGCTTTTCATTTCTGGCATCGTTTATCCCATCTTTGGCCACTGGGTCTGGAATGGCCTGGATCAGGGCAAAAATTTAGGATGGTTGGGGAAACTGGGATTTATTGATTTTGCCGGATCAACGGTTGTTCATAGTATTGGCGGCTGGGTGGCCTTGGCGGCTGTGATAGTCATTGGCCCTCGGATGGGGCGTTTTTCCAGCAAACGGCGGCGTCCGTTTCTGATGGGCTATGACTTGCCATTGGCCTTGTTGGGGACGCTGCTGCTGTGGCTTGGCTGGTTTGGTTTCAACGGTGGCAGCGTCTTGGCGCTGAATGATCAGGTGCCCGGCATCATTGTCAATACGGTGTTGGCCGGGTCGGCTGGGCTGGTGACGCCCATTGTGCTCAGCCTTGTTCGAGGCAGGCAACTGCGGGTAGATGCAGTCATGAATGGCTCGTTGGCTGGGCTGGTGGCCATTACCGCCAGCTGTCATGTGGTCACCGCAGGGGCGGCGATCGCCATTGGTGCGATCGGGGGTATCGGCATGTTGATGACTGAGCGTTACCTAGAGCGTTTGCAAATAGACGATGTCGTCGGCGCTATCCCTGTACATTTGGGGGCAGGTATCTGGGGGACGTTGGCTGTTGCTTTGTTTGGGGATTTGGCCCTAATTGGTACCGGGCTCAGCCGCATGGCCCAACTGGGGGTGCAGCTTTTGGGCATTGCGGTGGCTGGGGGATGGGCTTTTGGGTTAGCGCTGTTGATTTTCTGGGGGATAAACCGCCGCTGGCCGTTGCGCGTGCGCCGCAAAGATGAGCACATTGGGCTCAATGTGTCAGAACATGGTGCCGTCAGTGACCTTGTGGATCTCTTCACCATCATGCGTCGACAGGAGCGAACTGGCGATTTACAGCTGCGGGCTCCGGTAGAACTGTTTACCCCGGTAGGGCAAATTGCGGCTCGATACAATCGCGTGATCAGTAGCTTAGAACAGGCGCTAGCCCATACTGATGCCATTGTTGAAACGGCGATCGAGGCGATTTTAACGGTTTCTCATCGAGAACTCCTCATTCGAACTGCGAACCCTGCTGTCCAAAAAATTTTTGGCCTATCTGAAAAACAGCTGGAAGGAAAACCGCTCGGGATTCTCTTGTCCTGCTCTGAGACAGAGATGCAGCTGAGTATCAATGGAAATTTCCACGAACCGAGAAACCATCAGTGCTTGCAGATGCTTGGCAACGTGCTGATGAAGGCCAGCGTAGAAGGAACCCCGTATCAGCTGATAGGACGTCGCCGTAGTGGGGGAGCTTTTCCTGTGGAAATTACAGTGGCATCTCTCAAAACCCGCCGGGAGCATTGCTACACCCTCATCGTTCGGGATATTACGCTCCGTAAGCAAGCGGAAGAAGCGATTCAAGCTGCTGAGGCTAAAGACCTGAAAACCCGTCAACTCGAAAAGACTCTGAAAGAGCTACAACAAGCACAAATTCAGCTCATTCACAGCGAAAAGATGTCAAGTTTAGGGCAATTGGTTGCGGGAGTAGCCCATGAAATCAACAACCCGATCAACTTTATCTATGCCAACTTGACCTATGTAGAAGATTATTTTCGGGATCTGCTAGACCTGATTAACTGCTACCATGCAGAGCCCGTAACGGCAACATCCGATGGAATTCGTCGCAAAATCAAGGCAATTGATCTGGATTACCTGATTCAAGATTTGCCCAAAATTCTAGGATCAATGCGAGGAGGGGCTGAGCGCATCGCGGAAATAGTGCGATCGCTGCGAGATTTTTCGCACTTAGGCGGGGCCAACCTCAAATGGGTCGATATTCATCAAGGGCTAGAAAGCACCCTCACAATTTTGGGCAACAAACTCAAGGGGAAAGGCTCAAGACCCTCGATTCAAGTACTGCGTGACTATGGTGATTTTCCTAAAGTCGAGTGCTATCCCAGCCAGCTCAACCAGGTATTCATGAATCTGCTGACGAATGCCATTGATGCCATCGACGAAAAGTGGGAATTAGAGCCAACCCGATCTTGGCCAGAAAACCCTGGGTTTGTGCCCCAGATTATTGTCCGCACCCAAGTCACCAACCGCGATCGCATTCAAATTCACGTGAGTGATAACGGCATTGGCATTCCAGAACCGGTGAAGCGTCGGATGCTGGACCCCTTTTTCACCACAAAGTCGGTGGGTAAAGGGACAGGACTGGGAATGTCCATTAGCTATCAAATTGTTGTAGAGCGCCACCGGGGAACCTTGAACTGTTTTTCCAGCCCTGGAAAGGGGACTCGGTTTTTGATTGATATTCCCTTGATGCAGAGTGAGTAG
- a CDS encoding alanine:cation symporter family protein produces MKQALFKLRNYLFLMLFLAVFIPQAALAQEDAAPGGLLGALEAGVQSVVDVLNLLFYFRIGGENGMPFIVLWLVIGAIFFTLRLKFINIRAFKHAIDVVQGKYDSAEDEGDVSHFQALAAALSGTVGIGNIAGVAIAIRLGGPGAAFWMTMAGFLGMSSKFAECTLGQKYRVIKPDGTVGGGPMYYLSRGLSAMGMAPLGRGLAVIFAVFCAIGSLGIGNMFQANQAFAAVSNVVPVLENFSWLFGIVLAAVVGLVIIGGIERIGAVAGVLVPFMAVIYALACFWVILVKLPAVPGAIGTIISTAFSPEAVAGGAVGALVIGFQRAAFSNEAGLGSAAIAHSAARTDEPIREGIVALLEPFIDTMFICNLTAIVIVLTGVYADPTAADLNGAQLSAASFEQVISWFPYVIAVAGFLFALSTMISWSYYGQQSWAFLFGDRTVNTYKTIFLVCVFVGAVVNLGPVLDFSDIMALAMSLPNLLGCFLMSGLIARELNSYMSRLKSGEMLPESAASKEPILK; encoded by the coding sequence ATGAAACAGGCGCTGTTTAAATTGAGGAACTATCTTTTCCTCATGCTTTTTTTGGCAGTCTTTATACCCCAAGCTGCTTTAGCCCAAGAAGATGCTGCCCCAGGGGGGCTTTTAGGTGCCCTTGAAGCCGGAGTTCAAAGCGTTGTCGATGTTCTCAACCTGCTGTTTTATTTCAGGATTGGTGGCGAAAACGGCATGCCATTTATTGTCCTTTGGTTAGTCATTGGGGCTATTTTCTTTACGCTGCGCCTGAAATTCATTAACATTCGTGCTTTCAAACACGCGATTGATGTCGTCCAGGGCAAATACGACAGCGCTGAAGATGAAGGCGATGTGTCCCATTTCCAAGCCTTAGCAGCTGCCCTTTCTGGCACGGTGGGCATCGGCAACATTGCCGGGGTTGCGATCGCCATTCGGCTAGGGGGGCCGGGGGCCGCTTTTTGGATGACGATGGCAGGGTTCTTAGGGATGTCGAGTAAGTTTGCCGAATGTACCCTGGGTCAAAAGTATCGCGTCATTAAACCGGATGGCACAGTCGGTGGCGGGCCGATGTATTACCTCTCTCGGGGCTTATCTGCAATGGGAATGGCCCCCTTAGGCAGAGGGTTAGCCGTCATTTTTGCGGTTTTCTGCGCGATTGGCAGTCTGGGCATTGGCAATATGTTCCAGGCCAATCAGGCGTTTGCCGCCGTCTCAAACGTCGTTCCAGTTCTAGAGAATTTTAGCTGGCTATTTGGCATTGTTTTGGCCGCCGTTGTCGGGTTAGTCATTATTGGAGGCATCGAGCGCATTGGCGCAGTGGCTGGGGTTTTGGTCCCTTTCATGGCGGTTATTTATGCCCTCGCGTGTTTTTGGGTCATCCTGGTCAAACTGCCAGCTGTTCCAGGGGCGATCGGCACCATTATCAGCACCGCATTCAGCCCAGAAGCAGTGGCTGGGGGTGCCGTGGGTGCACTGGTGATTGGGTTTCAGCGAGCAGCATTTTCTAACGAAGCGGGGTTAGGTTCAGCAGCCATTGCTCACTCTGCCGCGCGAACGGATGAACCCATCCGAGAAGGGATTGTAGCCCTGCTAGAGCCCTTCATTGACACGATGTTTATCTGTAACCTGACGGCCATTGTCATTGTCTTGACGGGTGTGTATGCAGATCCAACAGCCGCTGACCTGAATGGGGCTCAACTTTCAGCCGCCTCCTTTGAACAGGTGATTAGTTGGTTCCCCTATGTGATTGCGGTGGCAGGGTTTTTGTTCGCGCTTTCGACCATGATTTCTTGGAGCTATTATGGACAGCAATCATGGGCATTTCTGTTTGGCGATCGCACAGTCAATACCTACAAAACGATCTTTCTAGTTTGTGTTTTTGTGGGTGCAGTCGTTAACCTTGGGCCAGTTCTTGATTTCAGCGACATTATGGCGCTAGCGATGTCTCTGCCGAACCTGCTGGGCTGCTTCTTGATGTCCGGGCTGATTGCTCGCGAGCTCAATAGCTACATGTCTCGCCTCAAGTCAGGGGAAATGTTGCCAGAGTCTGCAGCCTCTAAAGAACCGATTCTGAAATAA
- a CDS encoding 3'(2'),5'-bisphosphate nucleotidase produces the protein MAYEKELTIAMEAVMMAAKLCEAVRRDMVPEAMEKSDKSPVTVADYGSQAIICRALSQAFPEDPVVGEEDAAELRTPEMADRLKQVTSFIQSVLPEAEPEQVTTWIDHGNGSTAKRFWTLDPIDGTKGFLRGDQYAIALALIEDGDLKVGILGCPALAFGDGTPGLLFTAVRGEGTKMQPITGGDAKQVQVVQPGDAERLRFVESVEASHGNQAQQQAVAKAAGITEDSVRMDSQAKYGAVAAGEAALYLRLPSPKYPDYREKIWDHAAGAIVVEEAGGRVTDMHGKPLDFYAAAKMMDNRGVIVSSGAIHDAVLSALQE, from the coding sequence ATGGCTTATGAAAAAGAACTGACGATAGCGATGGAAGCAGTGATGATGGCAGCCAAGCTGTGTGAGGCGGTGCGTCGAGACATGGTACCTGAAGCCATGGAGAAGTCTGATAAAAGTCCGGTAACGGTTGCTGACTACGGTTCTCAGGCAATTATTTGTCGGGCATTGTCTCAGGCGTTCCCTGAGGATCCTGTTGTCGGAGAAGAGGATGCAGCCGAGTTGCGGACGCCGGAGATGGCCGATCGCTTAAAGCAGGTAACCAGTTTTATCCAGTCTGTGTTGCCAGAGGCAGAACCAGAGCAGGTGACGACATGGATTGATCACGGCAATGGTTCAACAGCAAAGCGTTTTTGGACACTCGATCCCATTGATGGGACGAAAGGATTTCTGCGGGGTGACCAATATGCGATCGCCCTAGCCCTGATTGAAGATGGCGACCTCAAGGTGGGTATCCTTGGCTGCCCGGCATTAGCCTTTGGGGATGGCACCCCTGGCCTGCTCTTTACAGCTGTTCGGGGTGAAGGCACAAAGATGCAGCCAATAACAGGGGGCGATGCTAAACAAGTTCAGGTGGTGCAGCCCGGCGATGCTGAACGGTTACGGTTTGTGGAAAGTGTGGAAGCCAGTCACGGTAACCAAGCCCAGCAACAGGCCGTGGCCAAAGCTGCAGGCATTACTGAAGATTCAGTCCGCATGGACAGCCAGGCTAAGTATGGTGCTGTAGCGGCGGGTGAGGCTGCCCTCTACCTACGACTGCCTTCTCCTAAATATCCAGACTATCGCGAAAAAATCTGGGATCACGCAGCCGGGGCGATCGTCGTAGAAGAAGCAGGCGGACGGGTGACCGACATGCACGGCAAACCCCTTGATTTTTATGCTGCCGCCAAAATGATGGATAACCGGGGTGTCATCGTGAGCAGCGGAGCTATCCACGATGCCGTATTGTCTGCGCTGCAGGAGTGA